The proteins below come from a single Hyphomicrobium denitrificans ATCC 51888 genomic window:
- a CDS encoding Smr/MutS family protein, producing the protein MKKPHGKGGRKGHASDEDDDAVWKYAAATIEPLKRAKGRLHVSERATTEPLKAKMAPKQDHAHKSQVLKHDNVKPAPAAPIAPARRVAPDLADFDRKHVRKIRGGRTEIEARVDLHGLRQSEAHAALRAFLFRCQSRGLRFVLVITGKGKPGSASEAGYRNPENERGVLKRNVPRWLEEPDVRTIVVSYTTAAIQHGGEGAIYVHLRARHRV; encoded by the coding sequence GTGAAGAAGCCGCACGGCAAAGGCGGCCGCAAAGGTCACGCGTCCGACGAGGACGATGACGCCGTTTGGAAATACGCAGCCGCCACGATCGAGCCGCTGAAACGCGCCAAGGGTCGCTTGCATGTGAGCGAACGCGCGACCACCGAGCCTCTGAAAGCCAAGATGGCGCCGAAACAGGACCACGCTCACAAATCGCAGGTCTTGAAGCACGATAACGTCAAGCCTGCGCCGGCTGCTCCCATCGCGCCCGCGCGCCGAGTTGCGCCGGATCTCGCGGACTTCGACCGCAAACACGTGCGTAAGATACGCGGCGGCCGCACCGAGATCGAAGCCCGTGTCGACCTTCACGGTCTCCGGCAAAGCGAGGCGCACGCCGCGCTCCGCGCGTTTCTGTTCCGCTGTCAAAGCCGGGGTCTGCGCTTCGTGCTCGTCATCACCGGCAAGGGCAAGCCCGGCTCGGCGTCCGAGGCGGGCTATCGCAATCCGGAGAATGAACGCGGCGTGCTGAAGCGCAATGTTCCCCGCTGGCTGGAAGAGCCGGACGTTCGCACCATCGTCGTCAGCTACACGACGGCCGCGATCCAGCACGGCGGCGAAGGCGCGATCTACGTGCATCTCCGCGCCCGGCACCGCGTCTAG
- a CDS encoding Maf family protein: MPEATRLILASGSAARRTLLEATGLIFDVIPANIDEGKIRDAIVGATANVEGSDIASVLAAEKARLVSIEHPNALVVGADQVLTLGGKFFSKAENLAEAREILSMLRGRTHELVSAVALARNGEVHWQTSATAEMTMRSFSDEFLGCYLEKMGERALQIVGCYEIEGPGVQLFEEIDGDYFTILGIPLLELLARLRHEGMVTA; the protein is encoded by the coding sequence GTGCCTGAAGCCACCCGTTTGATTCTGGCGTCCGGCAGCGCGGCGCGCCGAACCCTTCTCGAAGCGACGGGGCTGATCTTCGATGTCATTCCGGCAAACATCGATGAAGGCAAAATTCGCGACGCCATCGTAGGCGCGACCGCAAACGTCGAAGGCAGCGACATCGCCAGCGTTCTCGCGGCGGAAAAAGCCCGCCTCGTTTCGATCGAGCACCCGAATGCTCTCGTCGTGGGCGCCGATCAGGTCCTGACGCTGGGCGGCAAATTTTTCTCCAAAGCTGAAAATCTCGCCGAAGCCCGCGAAATTCTGTCGATGCTGCGCGGCCGAACGCATGAACTCGTCTCGGCGGTTGCACTGGCGCGCAATGGCGAAGTCCATTGGCAAACAAGCGCGACGGCCGAGATGACGATGCGCTCGTTCTCCGACGAATTTCTCGGCTGCTACCTCGAAAAAATGGGCGAGCGGGCGCTTCAGATCGTCGGCTGCTATGAAATCGAAGGTCCGGGCGTGCAGCTGTTCGAGGAAATCGACGGCGATTATTTCACGATCCTCGGTATCCCGCTGCTGGAGCTTCTGGCGCGCCTCCGTCACGAAGGCATGGTCACGGCATGA
- a CDS encoding Tim44/TimA family putative adaptor protein — protein MSGQFDLITLIALIVAVAAIIKLRSVLGHRTDEDEQRVERLRAREREASQRAGADAPSADVITMPRRDRDAAPAAPAAEAAGPSAETRINAYPVSNPDVTAGLLQVAKLDPEFDPESFVTGAGRAYEMIVSAFAEGNRRMLKDLLSKDVFDGFSSAIADREARGEVLDQQFVGIKKADIVDAEVKNGTAALTVRFISELISATRDKAGEVIAGDAQKIKDVTDIWIFSRDVSSAKALSNPNWRLVATQAPN, from the coding sequence ATGTCTGGCCAATTTGACCTTATCACGCTGATCGCGCTTATTGTGGCGGTTGCGGCGATCATCAAGCTGAGAAGCGTGCTCGGCCACCGTACGGACGAGGACGAGCAGCGCGTCGAGCGTCTGCGCGCCCGTGAGCGGGAGGCCAGCCAGCGCGCTGGGGCCGACGCCCCTTCAGCCGACGTCATCACGATGCCGCGGCGTGATCGCGATGCGGCCCCGGCCGCGCCTGCCGCCGAAGCAGCAGGACCGTCCGCCGAAACGCGCATCAATGCCTATCCTGTCAGCAATCCCGATGTCACCGCTGGCCTCCTCCAAGTGGCTAAGCTGGACCCGGAATTCGATCCGGAATCCTTCGTGACCGGTGCCGGCCGCGCCTACGAAATGATCGTGTCCGCGTTTGCCGAGGGCAATCGCCGCATGCTGAAGGATTTGCTGAGCAAGGACGTCTTTGACGGGTTCAGCTCTGCGATCGCGGATCGGGAAGCGCGCGGCGAGGTGCTGGACCAGCAGTTCGTCGGCATCAAGAAGGCCGACATTGTCGACGCCGAAGTCAAGAACGGCACCGCCGCGTTGACCGTGCGCTTCATCAGCGAACTGATCTCCGCGACGCGCGACAAGGCCGGCGAGGTCATCGCGGGCGATGCGCAGAAGATCAAGGATGTGACCGACATCTGGATTTTCAGCCGGGACGTCTCGTCCGCAAAGGCGCTCAGCAATCCAAACTGGCGATTGGTCGCGACACAGGCCCCGAATTAG
- a CDS encoding arylesterase — MNVRHRLRTAPALVVTFALSILVAVGVAAIVAPFSVSADEAQPVTLVAFGDSLTAGYGVKASESFPAQLQMALQAKGYKVTVVNAGVSGDTTADGLRRFDWAMQPKPDGVILELGANDALRGIDPKEPSANLDKMLASLKSLDVPVLLTGMKAPNNWGDDYVKAFDAIYTGLAAKYDVSLYPFFLDGVALDPGFSQPDGLHPTASGIGEVVKRILPDVEALVQRISQRKTAAK, encoded by the coding sequence ATGAACGTGCGCCACAGGCTTCGAACGGCTCCGGCGTTGGTCGTGACATTTGCCCTCTCAATTCTGGTGGCTGTTGGCGTGGCGGCGATCGTCGCGCCGTTTTCGGTATCGGCCGACGAGGCGCAACCCGTCACCCTCGTCGCGTTCGGCGATAGCCTTACGGCAGGCTACGGCGTCAAGGCCAGCGAGTCGTTTCCGGCGCAGCTTCAAATGGCGCTTCAGGCGAAGGGCTACAAGGTCACCGTCGTCAATGCTGGCGTTTCGGGTGACACGACGGCGGATGGCCTTCGCCGATTCGACTGGGCGATGCAGCCGAAGCCGGACGGCGTCATCCTCGAACTCGGCGCCAACGATGCGTTGCGCGGGATCGATCCCAAGGAACCCAGCGCCAACCTCGACAAGATGCTCGCTTCGCTCAAGTCGCTGGACGTGCCCGTTCTTCTCACCGGCATGAAAGCGCCGAACAATTGGGGCGATGATTACGTCAAGGCGTTCGACGCGATCTACACAGGCCTCGCCGCCAAATACGACGTCTCACTGTATCCGTTTTTCCTCGACGGCGTGGCGCTGGACCCGGGGTTTTCCCAGCCGGACGGGTTGCATCCGACCGCGAGCGGCATCGGCGAAGTCGTCAAACGCATTCTGCCCGACGTGGAAGCGCTGGTTCAGCGTATCTCGCAGCGGAAGACAGCGGCAAAATAG
- the thpR gene encoding RNA 2',3'-cyclic phosphodiesterase produces MPRLFTAIEIPDEIRDELHRLRLPLPGARWISPENYHITLRFAGDIDNAKAREFIANLASIDVDGFELRITGLGAFGGDDPHSIWAGMEPNAKLDDLARAHEKAARNAGLAPETRAFRPHVTLARLKHSNAEAVARFLSRYSGYRSEPFFVTRTLLMSSRPSVGGGPYGIEDRFPVRGMEFLSEDGEANW; encoded by the coding sequence ATGCCTCGCCTTTTCACCGCCATCGAGATCCCCGACGAAATTCGTGACGAGCTTCATCGTCTGCGTCTGCCATTGCCCGGCGCGCGGTGGATCTCGCCTGAAAACTATCACATCACGCTCAGGTTCGCGGGCGACATCGATAATGCCAAGGCGCGCGAGTTCATCGCCAATCTCGCGAGCATCGACGTCGACGGCTTCGAGCTTCGGATTACCGGGCTCGGCGCATTCGGCGGCGATGATCCGCATTCGATCTGGGCGGGCATGGAGCCCAATGCGAAACTCGACGATCTTGCGCGGGCACATGAGAAGGCCGCGCGCAACGCCGGTCTTGCGCCCGAAACGCGGGCATTCCGTCCGCATGTGACGCTGGCGCGCCTCAAGCATTCGAATGCGGAGGCTGTGGCGCGGTTTCTGTCGCGTTACAGCGGATACCGCTCCGAGCCGTTCTTCGTGACGCGCACGTTGTTGATGTCATCGCGGCCGAGCGTCGGCGGCGGGCCGTACGGGATCGAAGATCGCTTTCCGGTGCGCGGCATGGAATTTCTGAGCGAGGACGGCGAAGCGAACTGGTGA
- the mltA gene encoding murein transglycosylase A, translating to MSIARCRSSQWRRAGLPFAAAILISSAGFHLGAEPAMAGTSTPMKTNAVNFDPIAFSDIPGWADDDHLAAWKAFVASCGPVLSTSASGPKAGEPTYKKNLLQVCKLALAQDQAAGIRTRKAARAFFERHFRPHSVAGAKDSGLLTGYYEPLLKGSRVRTAEFPIPIYRRPPDLVNMVAESERGAKSSAPTHMRKTDAGLKPFPTRAEIEQGGLAGQDLELMYFKDPVDVFFMQVQGSGRVELPGGEKVRVSYDGKNGYPYTSIGRALIASREISAEVMSLQALKQWLRANVERARSVMWKNESYVFFRELTGDDGKGPIGANNIPLQPRRSLAVDTSYYALGTPIFVDAPELTHATKSGGFHRLMIAHDVGSAIKGPERGDIYFGSGDEAGRLAGVTKQKGHFIVLLPVSDAAKPQAAGGVP from the coding sequence ATGAGCATCGCAAGGTGTCGATCGTCCCAGTGGAGGCGCGCCGGTCTCCCGTTCGCGGCCGCAATTCTGATAAGCTCAGCCGGATTTCATCTTGGCGCCGAGCCCGCGATGGCCGGAACATCGACCCCTATGAAGACGAACGCGGTGAACTTCGACCCGATAGCGTTCAGCGACATCCCCGGCTGGGCGGATGATGATCATCTTGCCGCCTGGAAAGCCTTTGTCGCCTCGTGCGGTCCCGTTCTGAGCACGTCGGCATCCGGCCCGAAAGCCGGTGAACCCACCTACAAGAAAAACCTCCTTCAAGTCTGCAAACTGGCTCTTGCCCAGGACCAGGCTGCCGGCATTCGCACGCGCAAGGCAGCGCGCGCCTTCTTCGAGCGCCACTTCCGCCCGCATAGCGTCGCTGGCGCGAAAGATTCGGGCCTGCTGACCGGCTATTACGAACCGTTGCTCAAGGGCTCGCGCGTCCGCACAGCCGAATTCCCCATCCCGATCTATCGCCGTCCGCCCGATCTCGTGAACATGGTTGCGGAAAGCGAACGCGGAGCCAAATCGTCTGCGCCGACGCATATGCGCAAGACCGATGCGGGACTGAAGCCGTTTCCGACCCGTGCCGAGATCGAGCAGGGTGGGCTCGCGGGCCAGGACCTTGAGCTCATGTACTTCAAGGACCCCGTCGACGTGTTCTTCATGCAGGTGCAAGGCTCAGGACGGGTTGAGTTGCCCGGCGGCGAGAAGGTGCGCGTGTCCTACGACGGCAAGAACGGATACCCTTACACGTCGATCGGCCGCGCGCTGATCGCATCGCGCGAAATCAGCGCTGAGGTCATGTCGCTACAGGCTCTGAAGCAATGGCTGCGCGCCAACGTCGAACGCGCCCGCTCCGTGATGTGGAAGAATGAATCGTATGTCTTCTTCCGTGAGCTGACCGGCGACGATGGCAAAGGCCCGATCGGCGCCAACAACATCCCGTTGCAGCCCCGGCGCAGTCTTGCGGTCGATACCTCGTACTACGCGCTCGGCACGCCGATTTTCGTCGATGCTCCGGAGCTGACGCACGCAACGAAATCCGGAGGCTTCCACCGGCTGATGATCGCCCACGACGTCGGCTCCGCGATCAAGGGACCGGAGCGGGGCGACATCTATTTCGGCTCGGGTGATGAGGCGGGCCGTCTCGCGGGCGTGACCAAGCAGAAGGGCCATTTCATCGTTTTATTGCCGGTCAGCGATGCCGCGAAACCTCAAGCCGCGGGCGGCGTGCCGTGA
- a CDS encoding RNA methyltransferase, translating to MSRNATTWPPHPKGYFAIGAERMSKSLNLGNLMRSAHAFGASFTFTVGATYKAVEAHADTSKSQLHLPHYNWATLDDMALPGGCKLVGIELLDGAIDLPSFRHPLRAAYVLGPELGSLSEPLVERCDYVIKIPTRFCINVAMAGAIVMYDRVKSLARFADRPIGEGGP from the coding sequence ATGTCAAGAAACGCAACGACTTGGCCACCGCATCCGAAGGGCTATTTCGCCATCGGAGCCGAACGCATGTCAAAGTCGCTCAATCTTGGCAACCTGATGCGATCGGCACATGCGTTCGGGGCAAGTTTTACCTTCACCGTCGGCGCAACCTACAAGGCCGTCGAGGCGCACGCCGATACGTCCAAGAGCCAATTGCATCTGCCGCATTACAACTGGGCGACGCTCGACGACATGGCGCTGCCGGGCGGCTGCAAGCTGGTCGGGATCGAGCTTCTGGACGGTGCAATCGACCTTCCGAGTTTCCGGCATCCGCTGCGCGCCGCTTATGTGCTCGGGCCTGAGCTCGGGTCGCTGTCGGAGCCACTGGTCGAACGCTGCGACTATGTCATCAAAATCCCCACGCGCTTTTGCATCAATGTTGCGATGGCCGGCGCGATCGTGATGTATGACCGCGTTAAATCTCTGGCACGTTTCGCCGATCGTCCGATCGGCGAAGGGGGACCTTGA
- a CDS encoding pyruvate, water dikinase regulatory protein, whose protein sequence is MALPSMFHMHLVSDATGETLVAIAKAATVQYQNIRAIEHVHPLVRTQRQLKRVLSDIAQEPGIVLYTVVNKALADELETHCQQLKIPCLAVLQPIMQVFESYLGAPQTPTVAGQHVLDADYFRRIDAMNFTMAHDDGRLPDNLSDADIVLLGISRTSKTPTSLYLAQRGYKTTNLPLVPQVPLPEQLLEPHSAFIVCLIANVDRIADVRRNRAVLMADRDLESYVDRDLISAEIAYTRKLAAQYSWPIIDVTRRSIEEAATMILKLLQDRKSGLKSESESPRA, encoded by the coding sequence ATGGCATTGCCGAGCATGTTCCACATGCACCTCGTCTCGGACGCGACCGGAGAGACATTGGTTGCGATCGCGAAGGCGGCGACGGTCCAGTATCAGAACATACGCGCCATCGAGCATGTGCATCCGCTTGTGCGCACGCAACGCCAGCTGAAGCGCGTGCTGAGCGACATTGCGCAGGAACCGGGCATCGTTCTCTACACCGTGGTCAACAAGGCGCTGGCGGATGAACTCGAGACGCATTGCCAGCAACTCAAAATTCCATGCCTCGCGGTGCTGCAACCGATCATGCAGGTGTTCGAGAGTTATCTCGGCGCGCCGCAAACGCCGACCGTTGCCGGCCAGCACGTGCTCGATGCCGATTATTTCCGCCGCATCGATGCGATGAATTTCACGATGGCGCACGACGACGGCCGCCTGCCGGACAACCTGAGCGATGCCGATATCGTGCTTCTCGGCATTTCGCGCACTTCGAAAACGCCGACCAGTCTCTATCTCGCCCAGCGCGGCTACAAGACGACCAACCTGCCGCTCGTCCCGCAGGTGCCGTTGCCCGAACAACTGCTCGAACCGCACTCCGCGTTCATCGTGTGCCTGATCGCCAACGTCGATCGCATCGCCGACGTGCGTCGCAATCGCGCCGTGCTGATGGCCGATCGCGATCTCGAATCCTATGTCGATCGTGATCTGATCTCCGCCGAAATCGCCTACACGCGGAAACTCGCGGCGCAATACAGCTGGCCCATCATCGACGTCACGCGCCGTTCGATCGAAGAAGCCGCGACAATGATCTTGAAGCTTTTGCAGGATCGCAAATCCGGCTTGAAATCGGAATCGGAGTCACCTCGTGCCTGA
- a CDS encoding shikimate dehydrogenase, protein MTRACVIGWPIAHSRSPLIHNHWLRQYGIDGSYTREPVKPEDLQTFLQSLQALGLAGCNVTVPHKETAFALAAIRDLSAVAVSAANTLWLEGGRLACANTDTYGFMANLDAAAPDWRKRAGPVLILGAGGSARAVVYGFLEAGIGDVRVFNRTLDRAQDLVRHFGARVSAHAWDDRNEHVPEAAVIVNTTTLGMNGAGSVGIEFTRAQSGAVAADLVYVPLETEFLQTARANGLIGVDGLGMLLHQAVPGFEKWFGVRPVVTSELYQIIARDIGGAKC, encoded by the coding sequence ATGACGCGCGCCTGTGTCATCGGCTGGCCGATCGCGCACTCGCGCTCGCCGCTCATTCACAATCACTGGCTGCGGCAATACGGGATTGATGGCTCCTATACGCGTGAGCCGGTGAAGCCCGAAGATCTGCAAACCTTTTTGCAGTCGTTGCAAGCGCTGGGACTCGCGGGCTGCAACGTCACGGTCCCGCATAAGGAGACGGCATTCGCACTTGCCGCCATTCGTGATCTCTCAGCCGTCGCCGTCAGCGCCGCGAATACGCTCTGGCTCGAAGGCGGTCGCTTGGCCTGCGCGAACACCGATACCTACGGCTTCATGGCCAATCTCGATGCCGCCGCGCCCGATTGGCGCAAACGAGCCGGGCCGGTTCTGATCCTCGGCGCCGGCGGCTCGGCGCGCGCCGTCGTCTACGGATTTCTCGAAGCCGGTATCGGCGATGTTCGCGTCTTCAATCGCACGCTGGATCGTGCACAGGACCTTGTCCGTCATTTCGGCGCGCGCGTCTCGGCCCATGCCTGGGACGACAGAAACGAGCACGTCCCGGAAGCTGCCGTCATCGTCAACACGACGACGTTGGGCATGAACGGCGCCGGCTCCGTCGGCATCGAGTTCACGCGCGCGCAGTCAGGTGCCGTCGCCGCTGATCTCGTTTACGTGCCGCTCGAAACGGAATTCTTGCAAACGGCGCGCGCCAACGGACTGATCGGTGTCGATGGCCTCGGCATGTTGCTGCACCAGGCCGTCCCCGGCTTTGAAAAATGGTTCGGCGTGCGCCCCGTCGTTACGTCCGAGCTCTATCAGATCATCGCGCGCGATATCGGCGGTGCCAAATGCTGA
- the secB gene encoding protein-export chaperone SecB: protein MAENGSSGNGSAEAVAAEGQQPIQAKIVSQYIKDLSFENPNFRKLITSPGDQPNLKVEVNVGAQRIENDLFESAIEFKATASNNLGTIYVLETVYAGVLKIESIPEQALEPFLLISGPTMIFPFLRRLVADITREGGFPPLLLDPIDFGGLYVRRQQQLAQSAGKTVA, encoded by the coding sequence ATGGCTGAAAACGGTAGCTCAGGAAACGGCTCGGCCGAAGCAGTTGCGGCGGAAGGCCAGCAGCCGATTCAAGCCAAGATCGTCAGCCAGTACATCAAGGATCTGTCGTTCGAGAACCCGAACTTCCGCAAGCTCATCACGAGCCCGGGCGATCAGCCGAACCTCAAGGTCGAGGTCAATGTCGGCGCCCAGCGCATCGAAAACGATCTTTTCGAATCGGCGATCGAATTCAAAGCGACGGCGTCGAACAATCTCGGCACGATTTATGTTCTCGAGACCGTCTATGCAGGCGTTCTGAAAATCGAGAGCATTCCGGAGCAGGCGCTCGAGCCGTTCCTGCTGATCTCCGGCCCGACCATGATCTTCCCGTTCCTGCGCCGTCTGGTAGCCGACATCACGCGCGAAGGCGGCTTCCCGCCGCTGCTGCTCGATCCGATCGATTTCGGCGGGCTGTATGTGCGCCGCCAGCAGCAGCTCGCGCAGTCTGCGGGAAAGACGGTGGCCTGA
- the dnaQ gene encoding DNA polymerase III subunit epsilon: MREIVLDTETTGLDPKTGDRLIEIGGIEIINRIPTGVEFHRFINPERNVPMEAQNVHGISTEFLIGKPLFREVYRDFLAFIGDDILVIHNAQFDVNFLNHELGLVGEKPLSFDRVVDTLALARRRHPAGPNSLDALCKRYGIDTSQRTKHGAIVDSLLLAEVYVELLGERQATFGLQTIGSGAATSERRNGKRAAAKQRPEPLPSRLTEADLVAHRSFIEKMGAKAIWNRFWGAVTS; encoded by the coding sequence ATGCGCGAAATCGTGCTCGATACCGAAACGACGGGTCTCGATCCGAAAACCGGCGACCGCCTGATCGAAATCGGCGGCATCGAGATCATCAATCGCATCCCGACAGGCGTCGAGTTTCACCGCTTCATCAATCCCGAACGCAATGTGCCGATGGAGGCGCAGAACGTCCACGGCATCTCGACCGAATTCCTGATCGGCAAGCCGCTGTTCCGCGAAGTCTATCGCGATTTCCTGGCGTTTATCGGCGACGACATCCTCGTCATTCACAACGCTCAGTTCGACGTCAACTTCCTCAATCACGAGCTGGGTCTTGTCGGCGAGAAACCGCTGAGCTTCGATCGCGTCGTCGACACGCTGGCCTTGGCGCGCCGCCGTCATCCGGCCGGTCCGAACTCGCTCGACGCGCTCTGCAAGCGTTACGGCATCGACACTTCCCAGCGCACGAAGCACGGCGCCATCGTCGACAGTCTGCTTCTCGCGGAAGTCTACGTTGAACTGCTTGGCGAGCGTCAGGCGACGTTCGGGCTGCAGACGATCGGCAGTGGCGCGGCGACCAGCGAACGCCGTAACGGCAAACGCGCAGCCGCGAAGCAACGGCCCGAACCGCTGCCGTCCCGGCTGACCGAAGCGGACCTCGTCGCGCATCGCAGCTTCATCGAAAAGATGGGCGCGAAGGCGATCTGGAACCGCTTCTGGGGAGCGGTTACGTCCTGA
- a CDS encoding NADPH:quinone oxidoreductase family protein, giving the protein MKAALCKSLDGPQSLIIEKLPEPVLKPGQALVNVKAVGLNFADTLITRGKYQFKPELPFAPGAEMAGVVEAVADRSSGVAPGQRVMAYVNWGGAAEKIAVDAQALIPVPDDVPLAVAAGLSVTYGTAMHGLRDRGRLSEGETVVVTGAAGGAGQAAIEIAKLMNARVIAVASSAEKCEIAMRAGADEAIIFPGGDLKSEIRTRTAGNGADVIYDCIGGEAAEPMVRALAWQGRFLVVGFAAGEIPKIPLNLLLLRGAEMAGVFWGESVRRDPDRHRANMRQLLDWVAAGQLSPRIHATYPLEQIVEALGVLERREATGKVVLTID; this is encoded by the coding sequence ATGAAGGCAGCTCTTTGCAAGAGCCTTGATGGTCCGCAGAGCCTCATCATCGAAAAACTGCCGGAGCCTGTGCTTAAACCAGGCCAGGCGCTGGTCAACGTCAAAGCTGTCGGGCTGAACTTCGCCGATACGCTCATCACGCGCGGCAAATACCAGTTCAAGCCCGAGCTGCCGTTCGCGCCCGGCGCCGAAATGGCAGGCGTCGTCGAGGCCGTGGCCGACCGCTCTTCGGGCGTCGCGCCCGGTCAGCGTGTGATGGCCTATGTGAACTGGGGCGGGGCTGCGGAGAAAATTGCGGTCGACGCACAAGCTCTCATTCCCGTTCCCGACGATGTGCCCTTGGCGGTCGCGGCCGGGCTTTCCGTCACCTACGGCACGGCGATGCATGGCCTGCGCGATCGCGGCCGCTTGTCGGAAGGTGAGACCGTCGTCGTCACTGGCGCGGCCGGCGGCGCCGGACAGGCGGCCATCGAAATCGCCAAGCTCATGAACGCCCGTGTCATTGCCGTCGCCTCGTCTGCTGAGAAATGCGAAATCGCGATGCGGGCCGGTGCCGACGAAGCCATCATTTTTCCCGGCGGTGATCTCAAATCGGAAATCCGCACGCGCACGGCCGGAAACGGTGCCGATGTCATCTACGATTGCATCGGCGGCGAAGCCGCCGAACCGATGGTTCGTGCGCTCGCTTGGCAGGGACGTTTCCTCGTCGTCGGATTCGCGGCGGGAGAAATTCCGAAGATACCGCTCAATCTCCTTCTGTTGCGCGGCGCGGAGATGGCGGGCGTGTTCTGGGGCGAGTCGGTGCGCCGCGATCCGGATCGCCACCGTGCCAACATGCGCCAGCTTCTCGATTGGGTCGCGGCGGGCCAGCTTTCGCCGCGCATCCACGCGACCTATCCGCTCGAGCAGATCGTCGAGGCGCTGGGCGTGCTGGAGCGTCGCGAGGCAACGGGAAAAGTCGTGCTGACGATCGACTGA
- a CDS encoding FxsA family protein: MSQPFKIAIILLFAAFPLVEIGLLIRLGRMIGVGWLAVIVIGTAFLGAYVIRKVGLSVFERALSRLGSERQGVSPLFDGFVQVLAGVLLIFPGVISDVIGLLLLVPQIRRALIRTGLLKLVTLFHYQAEVDRGSFHAAHTEAQEETDGPVIEGEYERLSEKPLRQGRSVQQRRYRS, translated from the coding sequence ATGTCTCAACCCTTTAAAATTGCGATCATCCTGCTTTTTGCGGCTTTTCCACTTGTGGAGATCGGCCTGCTCATCCGGCTTGGCCGCATGATCGGGGTCGGCTGGCTGGCCGTCATCGTCATCGGAACAGCCTTTCTCGGGGCCTACGTGATCCGAAAGGTCGGGCTTTCGGTCTTTGAGCGCGCCTTGTCCCGGCTCGGTTCGGAGCGCCAAGGCGTTTCCCCACTGTTCGACGGCTTCGTGCAAGTACTGGCCGGCGTGTTGCTGATCTTTCCCGGCGTGATTTCCGATGTGATCGGACTGCTGTTGCTTGTGCCCCAGATCCGCAGAGCGCTGATCCGCACCGGCCTGTTGAAACTCGTCACGCTGTTTCACTATCAAGCCGAGGTCGATCGCGGTTCCTTCCATGCGGCCCACACCGAAGCTCAGGAAGAAACGGACGGACCGGTCATCGAAGGCGAATACGAGCGGCTCAGCGAGAAACCGCTCAGGCAAGGGCGCTCGGTGCAGCAACGGCGCTATCGCTCGTGA
- the coaE gene encoding dephospho-CoA kinase (Dephospho-CoA kinase (CoaE) performs the final step in coenzyme A biosynthesis.) yields MLIVGLTGSIGMGKSTAAARFLERGIPVFDADREVHRLYAGPLADEIEQAFPGATTDGKVDRAKLSALLLGKPEKFADLERIVHPRIRAGERRFIQAEHAKGTPIAVLEVPLLFEAGGYGAVDVIVVVSADEATQRARVLSRPGMTESKFATIRSRQLSEEKKRALADFVVETAGTVESCNSQIDAVIDKLRGRDGDAFDRHWRD; encoded by the coding sequence ATGCTGATCGTCGGCCTGACGGGCTCGATCGGCATGGGAAAATCCACGGCCGCCGCGCGGTTTCTCGAACGTGGCATTCCCGTTTTCGACGCCGACCGCGAAGTGCACCGGCTTTACGCCGGACCGCTGGCCGACGAGATCGAGCAGGCGTTTCCCGGCGCGACAACGGACGGCAAAGTCGATCGCGCGAAATTGTCGGCGCTACTGCTCGGCAAGCCGGAAAAATTCGCTGACCTTGAACGGATCGTGCATCCGAGAATCCGCGCAGGCGAACGCCGCTTCATTCAAGCCGAGCACGCCAAGGGCACCCCGATCGCCGTCCTCGAAGTGCCCCTGCTTTTCGAGGCTGGCGGCTATGGCGCGGTCGACGTCATCGTGGTGGTCAGCGCGGACGAGGCGACGCAACGCGCGCGTGTTCTGTCGCGCCCGGGAATGACGGAATCGAAATTCGCGACAATTCGCAGCCGCCAGCTCTCAGAAGAAAAAAAGCGCGCTCTCGCGGATTTCGTTGTGGAAACAGCCGGAACCGTCGAGAGCTGCAACAGCCAAATCGATGCCGTTATCGATAAGCTGAGAGGCCGCGACGGCGATGCCTTCGATCGCCATTGGCGCGATTAG